A stretch of Triticum aestivum cultivar Chinese Spring chromosome 1D, IWGSC CS RefSeq v2.1, whole genome shotgun sequence DNA encodes these proteins:
- the LOC123180930 gene encoding heavy metal-associated isoprenylated plant protein 6, with product MGEDKKEKPGKADGGDQKKDAAAAAQPIVLKVDLHCAGCATKVKRAIKNAPGVESVKTDTAANKVVVTGAADAAEIKERIEARTKKPVQIVSAGAASPNKDNKEKDKDKKPDAGDKPEKEKSKAADKEKGGAGAGAEKKEKKVETADKPKEEEKKPKEPKEETVTLKIRLHCDGCIDRIKRRVNKIKGVKEVTVDAAKDLVKVTGTMDAAALPGYLRDKLSRPVEVVTPGKKDGDKKDDGEKKKDKGAGEGGEKKKDGGGGGEDKKDKSAASVAPMPMADPSMYQMPPQYGYMPYPPAPVGYYGPAAPPPNPGFYPNAGPQYPPPYATYPAHAPQMFSDENPNACSVM from the exons ATGGGCGAGGACAAGAAGGAGAAGCCGGGCAAGGCAGACGGCGGCGACCAGAAGAAGGACGCCGCGGCGGCGGCCCAGCCCATCGTGCTCAAGGTCGACTTGCATTGCGCCGGCTGCGCCACCAAGGTTAAGCGGGCCATCAAGAACGCCCCTG GCGTGGAGTCGGTTAAGACTGACACGGCGGCCAACAAGGTGGTCGTCACCGGCGCCGCGGACGCGGCGGAGATCAAAGAGCGCATCGAGGCCAGGACCAAGAAGCCCGTTCAAATCGTCtccgccggagccgcctcgcccAACAAGGACAACAAGGAGAAAGACAAGGACAAGAAGCCCGACGCCGGCGATAAGCCGGAGAAAGAGAAGAGCAAGGCAGCAGACAAGGAGAAGGGCGGTGCCGGTGCCGGTgctgagaaaaaagagaaaaaagtggAAACCGCCGACAAgcccaaggaggaggagaagaaaccaAAGGAGCCCAAAGAG GAGACGGTGACGCTCAAGATCAGGCTGCACTGCGACGGCTGCATCGACCGCATCAAGCGGCGCGTCAACAAGATCAAAG GAGTGAAGGAAGTGACGGTGGACGCTGCCAAGGACCTGGTGAAGGTGACTGGCACCATGGACGCAGCCGCCCTGCCGGGCTACCTCAGGGACAAGCTCAGTCGGCCGGTGGAGGTGGTCACCCCCGGCAAGAAGGACGGCGACAAGAAAGACGacggggagaagaagaaggacaagggcgctggcgagggcggcgaaAAGAAGaaggacggcggtggcggcggcgaggacaaGAAGGACAAGTCCGCGGCGTCCGTGGCGCCGATGCCCATGGCGGACCCGAGCATGTACCAGATGCCCCCACAGTACGGCTACATGCCGTACCCCCCGGCGCCCGTCGGCTACTacggccccgccgccccgccgccgaaccCCGGCTTCTACCCGAACGCCGGGCCCCAGTACCCGCCGCCCTACGCGACGTACCCCGCCCACGCGCCCCAGATGTTCAGCGACGAGAACCCCAACGCCTGCTCCGTCATGTGA